One Bacteroidota bacterium DNA window includes the following coding sequences:
- a CDS encoding MBL fold metallo-hydrolase — protein sequence MKITFLGTGTSQGVPVIACKCGVCTSPDEHDKRLRSSVMIEISGKVIVIDTGPDFRAQMLREDVTQLDAVLLTHAHKDHTGGLDDVRSFNFSQEKPMDVFARAEVQKAIHREFLYAFAADKYPGVPQIIQHTIKHKAFVAASIKIIPVEAEHYTMKVAGYRIACFAYLTDASYISPKEKQKLTGLDVLVLNALRVSPHYSHYNLEQALELIAELKPKQAFLTHISHLMGRYAEMKNKLPSNVQFAYDGLKIDICDNP from the coding sequence TTGAAAATAACATTTCTTGGAACCGGCACTTCGCAAGGCGTACCCGTGATTGCATGCAAGTGCGGGGTATGTACATCGCCCGATGAGCACGATAAACGTTTGCGCTCGTCGGTGATGATAGAAATTTCCGGAAAGGTAATTGTTATCGATACAGGACCCGATTTCAGAGCTCAGATGCTGCGCGAAGACGTGACACAGCTTGATGCAGTGCTGCTCACACATGCGCATAAGGACCATACCGGCGGCCTTGACGATGTGCGCTCCTTTAATTTCAGTCAGGAAAAGCCCATGGATGTTTTTGCCCGTGCCGAAGTACAGAAAGCTATTCACCGCGAATTTCTTTACGCATTCGCTGCCGATAAATATCCCGGCGTACCGCAAATAATTCAACATACCATCAAACACAAGGCTTTTGTTGCTGCCTCAATTAAAATCATTCCCGTTGAAGCCGAACATTATACCATGAAAGTTGCCGGCTACCGTATTGCCTGCTTTGCTTACCTTACCGATGCAAGTTATATTTCACCTAAAGAGAAACAAAAGCTGACCGGACTTGACGTACTTGTTTTGAATGCTTTGCGTGTTTCCCCGCATTACTCACACTATAATCTTGAACAGGCTCTTGAACTTATTGCAGAACTAAAACCGAAGCAAGCCTTCCTGACTCATATCAGCCACCTGATGGGGCGCTATGCTGAAATGAAAAATAAATTGCCGTCAAATGTGCAGTTTGCCTATGATGGTTTGAAAATTGATATCTGCGATAACCCTTAA